One part of the Hydrogenobacter sp. T-2 genome encodes these proteins:
- a CDS encoding LabA-like NYN domain-containing protein, with translation MVYSGLKRRACIFIDGANFYFVQKDILHQRIDLIKLVNYFKVDFDIYNTFFYLAYREGDEKQESFVKMLAFSGITVVKKPIKQLKDGTYKGDLDVNLTIDALLTKDNYQTAILCTGDGDFEKLVWTLRNFGKEIICVSTREATAVELVNACDRYIDLRDLLPLVKLEEKE, from the coding sequence ATGGTATATTCAGGACTGAAAAGAAGGGCTTGTATATTTATAGATGGAGCGAACTTTTACTTTGTCCAGAAGGATATCCTGCATCAACGCATTGACCTTATAAAACTTGTAAACTACTTTAAGGTGGATTTTGATATATACAACACCTTTTTTTATCTTGCCTACAGAGAAGGAGACGAAAAGCAAGAAAGTTTTGTTAAGATGCTTGCCTTTAGCGGTATAACGGTGGTGAAAAAACCCATAAAACAGCTCAAGGATGGAACTTATAAGGGAGACTTAGACGTGAACCTTACCATAGATGCCTTGCTTACCAAAGACAACTATCAGACCGCCATACTCTGCACTGGAGATGGAGATTTTGAAAAGCTGGTTTGGACGCTAAGAAACTTTGGAAAGGAAATAATATGTGTATCGACGCGCGAGGCTACCGCTGTGGAGCTTGTAAATGCCTGTGATAGATACATAGACCTTAGAGACCTTTTGCCTCTTGTGAAGTTAGAGGAAAAGGAATGA
- a CDS encoding nucleotide exchange factor GrpE, with protein sequence MEDRQKPQEAQEPSQPVEDPRDQRIRELEEKLSKLENTARVINQRYVDLQREMEYLKERYRRDLEEAKKYGYEKLALELLEVVDNFERAFQYEGQDLEGLRRGLELIYKELLKILEKYGIKEMHLLGKEFDPYLAEAIDREYAQDAPPNTVVRVERKGYWLHDRVLRPAKVVVSYYEEEIT encoded by the coding sequence ATGGAAGACAGGCAAAAACCTCAAGAGGCTCAAGAACCTTCACAACCAGTGGAAGACCCAAGAGACCAAAGGATAAGGGAGCTTGAGGAGAAGCTCTCAAAGCTTGAAAATACCGCAAGGGTTATAAACCAAAGGTATGTAGACCTTCAGAGAGAAATGGAGTATTTAAAGGAAAGATACAGAAGGGACCTTGAGGAGGCAAAGAAATACGGGTATGAGAAGCTGGCTCTTGAGCTTTTGGAAGTGGTAGACAACTTTGAGAGAGCTTTTCAGTATGAAGGACAAGACCTAGAAGGGCTAAGAAGGGGCCTTGAGCTTATATACAAAGAACTTCTGAAGATATTGGAAAAGTATGGTATAAAGGAGATGCACCTTTTGGGCAAGGAGTTTGACCCATATCTTGCGGAGGCTATAGACAGGGAATATGCTCAGGATGCACCACCCAACACGGTAGTGCGTGTAGAGAGAAAGGGTTATTGGCTACACGATAGGGTGCTAAGACCTGCTAAGGTGGTGGTATCCTATTACGAAGAGGAGATTACCTAA
- a CDS encoding class II glutamine amidotransferase, whose protein sequence is MCRLFGVIANKEVDMDFSFNLADKPFREFSQDNPHGWGIGYYNKGKARVIKQGLKEVGSIRNYDFSVVETVRSRIILSHVRYATYGDYFKVNAHPFVFKDWIFAHNGSVNRECLKGYLSEDYLRLIEGNTDSEVYFLLIMQEIERHGDTLEGIRSALSIVYNCENYTGLNFILSDGNRLYAYRDASDRDKEEYYSLYLLKRDSPDYDLFEHLSEETRQLLRSKSLRGEKAVLVSSEELTKERWTLIPLKNLVIVSPNLEITFISL, encoded by the coding sequence ATGTGCAGGCTGTTTGGAGTTATAGCCAACAAAGAGGTGGATATGGATTTTTCCTTTAACTTAGCGGACAAACCCTTTAGGGAATTTTCACAAGATAACCCTCATGGTTGGGGTATAGGATATTACAATAAAGGTAAGGCAAGGGTCATAAAGCAGGGGCTGAAGGAGGTAGGAAGTATAAGGAATTATGACTTTTCCGTGGTAGAAACGGTGCGTTCAAGGATTATTCTTTCACATGTTAGATACGCTACCTATGGCGACTATTTCAAGGTAAACGCTCATCCCTTTGTTTTCAAAGATTGGATATTTGCACACAACGGAAGCGTAAATAGGGAATGTCTGAAAGGATACTTAAGTGAAGACTACCTTAGGCTAATTGAGGGGAATACAGACTCAGAAGTGTATTTCCTTTTGATAATGCAGGAAATTGAAAGGCACGGAGACACGCTTGAAGGGATAAGGAGTGCCTTAAGCATAGTTTATAACTGCGAAAACTACACTGGATTGAACTTTATACTATCCGATGGGAATAGACTGTATGCATATAGAGACGCGTCTGATAGGGACAAGGAAGAATACTACTCCCTCTATCTTCTTAAAAGGGATAGCCCTGATTATGACCTTTTTGAACACCTATCAGAGGAGACAAGACAGCTATTAAGAAGTAAATCCTTGAGAGGAGAAAAGGCTGTTTTGGTCTCTTCGGAGGAGCTAACGAAAGAAAGGTGGACTTTAATACCTCTGAAGAACCTTGTTATAGTTAGTCCGAACTTGGAGATAACCTTCATTAGCCTTTAG
- a CDS encoding pyridoxal phosphate-dependent aminotransferase, with translation MLAKRVSHIKPAPTLALTAKVNQLKAQGVDIVGFGAGEPDFDTPDFIKEACIRAIRDGKTKYAPSAGIPQLREALAEKLLKENGIEYKPSEIVITAGAKMALFLIMLALLEEGDEVLLPTPYWVTYPEQILLCNAKVVEVPLREEEGFVLKADLLREYITPKTKMLILNSPSNPTGAVIPEEELRKIAELCLEKNILIVSDECYEAFLYDGERFVSPASLSKEIREITFTVNAFSKSYSMTGWRVGYVACPEKYAKVIADLNSQSISNATTFAQYGALEALKNPEAKAFVENMRKTFEKRRDLAYSLLREIPKVSVVKPKGAFYIFPNFRHYSQRLGSDLKLADYLIEKGRVAGVPGSAFGAEGYLRLSYCVSEDTIREGINRIKGAVELI, from the coding sequence ATGCTTGCAAAGAGAGTATCTCACATAAAGCCAGCACCTACGCTTGCCCTTACAGCTAAGGTGAACCAGCTCAAGGCTCAAGGTGTAGACATAGTGGGTTTTGGTGCAGGAGAGCCAGACTTTGACACGCCAGATTTTATAAAAGAAGCCTGTATAAGAGCCATAAGGGATGGGAAAACCAAGTATGCACCCTCTGCGGGTATTCCACAGCTAAGAGAAGCCCTTGCAGAGAAACTCTTGAAGGAAAACGGTATAGAGTACAAACCCTCTGAGATAGTAATAACCGCAGGAGCAAAGATGGCACTTTTTCTTATTATGCTTGCTCTTTTGGAAGAGGGTGATGAGGTGCTACTCCCTACACCTTACTGGGTAACCTATCCAGAGCAGATACTTCTCTGTAATGCAAAAGTTGTAGAAGTGCCACTTAGAGAAGAAGAAGGCTTTGTCCTCAAGGCTGACCTTCTGAGAGAATACATAACACCAAAGACAAAAATGCTAATACTTAACTCACCCTCTAACCCTACTGGTGCGGTAATTCCAGAAGAAGAACTAAGAAAGATTGCGGAGCTATGCCTTGAAAAGAACATACTTATAGTTTCGGATGAATGCTACGAAGCCTTTCTTTACGACGGGGAAAGGTTTGTAAGTCCTGCCAGCCTCTCAAAGGAGATAAGGGAAATAACCTTTACCGTTAATGCCTTTTCAAAGAGCTATTCTATGACAGGATGGCGTGTGGGTTATGTAGCCTGTCCAGAAAAATATGCAAAGGTAATAGCGGACCTAAACAGTCAAAGCATTTCCAACGCCACCACCTTTGCTCAGTATGGAGCCTTAGAGGCTTTAAAAAATCCAGAAGCCAAAGCCTTTGTGGAAAATATGAGAAAAACCTTTGAAAAGAGAAGAGACCTTGCTTACAGTCTATTGAGGGAGATACCAAAGGTAAGCGTAGTCAAACCTAAGGGAGCCTTCTACATTTTTCCAAACTTTAGGCATTACTCACAAAGGCTGGGTTCAGACCTAAAACTGGCGGATTATCTCATAGAAAAGGGTCGCGTTGCAGGTGTCCCAGGCTCTGCCTTTGGTGCGGAAGGGTATCTAAGGCTTTCCTACTGCGTTTCTGAGGATACCATACGGGAGGGTATAAATAGGATAAAAGGTGCGGTTGAGCTTATATAA
- a CDS encoding EAL domain-containing protein produces the protein MKKLSSGISFSVCPHDTEKGIKRWQEFAKRLELAIGQRVNFEVLSGHEEEYKRIEKGEFFDLYYAGPLISPRLYELGYIPVAKFKGQKDKMFLVERKIPEEGHILVATPFLRPSAYSFLDLDIERVKVVLVNNFYEAFRALKEGRVHACIMYNETWEEIEEEEKKLLVVVEEHVFETSHLFMAKPEVYSKVRDALLSFEEIEPADESDVSKVLKLFKEFDKFMRLWSKASFFHAIDKAKHVGVLLYTKKIEYVNDCLAELLGYSKEELEGMDSYTALQKFFPIEYRKPVEAVVTRRLSGEDFSQSYDELPLLRKDGSTVWTIAFSETVLYEGSYAGLVFFVDITEKKKAIRFYRLLIDLIENILKAQTEEEALRELCIQLTKNMSLKLVWVGIPDYEKELIVPVYSYGQAEEYLKDLTISTREDLPEGQGVTARAYRENKIYINENTLKNPTMTPWREKQLKFGILSSCAIPIVKDEKVEYVINLYAGEPYFFSEESTEVLYEIKNAVEFILKKVKRDRESYMIFNAVEKAKSWTLITNKLGEIIYVNEAVCEISGYSKEELIGKSPELFKSGYHPPEFYSQLWSTIRAGQNFHSIFVNRGRHGQIFYLESSIHPIKLPDGSLVYMQVGRDITREVHLSSEIERLTFFDTLTGLHNLDGLRTKAEEVLKRSNLVLLALVDLCNFSMVNRLYGEMVGDTVLIEIGKRLSKYSEKQGIIARLASDEFAVFLPLKREEDAIEILKEMEETLEKSFILNGIPINPSFNIGVALYPHDGSSFGELHEKASIALSNAKRAGEGEIRFFEVGFEERIRSKNLAIELVHRAVEDDLFVFYYQPYWNSKDMKLAGFEALVRIKDKHGNVYSPALFIDYLENSRYLRSFEGIMLRHARRFYEKYKYPLSINVSARSFRDKRFIENLIDQVAYTSITVEITERIFMEGEKEVIENIEILREAGIKVALDDFGTGYSSLSYISRIPVNVIKIDISFVRGMLEDKRIRVVVENIIRLSHGLEIETIAEGVETQEQVDILRDMGCTYLQGYFLGKPMPEENIIKLISVV, from the coding sequence ATGAAAAAGCTAAGTTCAGGCATAAGCTTTTCTGTATGCCCGCATGATACGGAGAAGGGTATTAAAAGGTGGCAGGAGTTTGCAAAAAGGTTGGAGCTTGCCATTGGTCAGAGGGTAAATTTTGAGGTTCTTAGCGGGCATGAGGAAGAATACAAAAGAATAGAGAAGGGTGAATTTTTTGACCTTTACTATGCGGGACCACTAATCTCTCCAAGGCTCTATGAGCTTGGTTATATTCCTGTGGCTAAGTTCAAGGGGCAAAAAGACAAAATGTTTCTGGTAGAGAGAAAAATCCCTGAGGAAGGGCATATACTGGTTGCTACACCCTTCCTAAGACCCTCTGCCTATTCCTTTTTGGACCTTGACATAGAGAGGGTTAAGGTTGTCCTTGTGAATAATTTCTACGAGGCCTTTAGGGCTCTTAAGGAAGGAAGGGTGCATGCCTGTATCATGTATAACGAGACTTGGGAGGAGATAGAGGAAGAGGAGAAAAAGCTCCTTGTGGTTGTGGAAGAACATGTTTTTGAGACCTCTCACCTGTTTATGGCAAAGCCCGAGGTCTACTCTAAGGTTAGAGATGCATTACTTTCCTTTGAAGAGATTGAACCTGCGGACGAATCGGATGTGTCAAAAGTTTTGAAGCTCTTTAAAGAGTTTGACAAGTTTATGAGGCTTTGGTCAAAGGCAAGCTTTTTCCACGCCATTGATAAGGCAAAGCATGTGGGTGTGCTTCTATACACCAAGAAGATAGAATATGTAAACGATTGTCTTGCGGAGCTTCTGGGCTACTCTAAAGAAGAGCTTGAAGGAATGGATTCTTATACAGCCTTGCAAAAGTTCTTCCCGATAGAATACAGAAAACCGGTAGAAGCGGTTGTTACAAGAAGACTTTCTGGTGAGGATTTCAGTCAGAGCTACGATGAGCTACCCTTACTTAGAAAAGATGGAAGCACTGTATGGACTATAGCTTTCTCTGAAACGGTGCTTTATGAGGGGTCTTATGCGGGTCTGGTCTTTTTTGTTGATATAACGGAGAAAAAGAAGGCAATTAGATTTTACCGTCTACTAATTGACCTTATTGAAAACATTCTGAAGGCACAAACAGAAGAAGAAGCCCTGAGAGAACTCTGTATTCAACTAACAAAGAATATGTCTCTAAAGCTCGTTTGGGTTGGTATTCCAGACTACGAAAAGGAATTGATAGTGCCCGTATATTCTTACGGTCAAGCGGAGGAATACCTGAAGGACCTTACCATATCCACAAGGGAAGACCTGCCTGAAGGTCAAGGGGTAACCGCAAGGGCATACAGGGAAAACAAGATATACATAAACGAAAACACCCTCAAAAACCCTACTATGACTCCTTGGAGAGAGAAACAGCTCAAGTTTGGTATCCTTTCTTCCTGTGCCATACCGATTGTGAAGGACGAAAAGGTGGAGTATGTAATTAACCTCTATGCAGGTGAACCCTATTTCTTCTCCGAAGAGAGTACTGAAGTGCTTTATGAAATAAAAAATGCTGTGGAGTTTATACTCAAAAAGGTCAAACGGGACAGAGAAAGCTATATGATATTTAATGCGGTTGAAAAGGCAAAATCGTGGACTTTGATAACAAATAAGTTAGGTGAAATAATTTATGTAAACGAGGCAGTATGTGAAATATCTGGCTATTCAAAAGAGGAGCTTATCGGGAAAAGTCCAGAATTGTTCAAATCTGGATATCACCCACCCGAATTCTATAGCCAACTTTGGAGCACCATAAGGGCAGGTCAGAACTTCCACTCTATATTCGTAAATAGAGGAAGGCACGGTCAGATTTTCTATCTTGAAAGCTCTATACATCCCATCAAGCTTCCCGATGGTTCTCTTGTGTATATGCAAGTAGGTAGGGATATAACGAGAGAAGTGCATTTATCCTCTGAGATAGAAAGACTAACCTTCTTTGACACACTTACAGGGTTACATAACCTTGATGGCTTAAGGACAAAGGCAGAGGAAGTCCTTAAGAGAAGCAATCTTGTTCTCTTGGCTCTTGTAGATCTTTGCAACTTTTCTATGGTTAACAGGCTTTATGGAGAAATGGTTGGAGACACAGTGCTTATAGAGATAGGCAAAAGACTCTCCAAATATTCAGAAAAGCAGGGGATAATTGCAAGACTTGCCAGTGATGAGTTTGCTGTTTTTTTACCTCTTAAAAGAGAGGAGGATGCCATAGAGATCTTAAAGGAAATGGAGGAAACTCTGGAAAAATCCTTTATCTTGAATGGCATTCCAATAAACCCCTCCTTTAACATAGGTGTCGCATTGTATCCTCACGACGGTTCAAGTTTTGGAGAGCTCCATGAAAAAGCAAGCATAGCACTTTCCAACGCCAAAAGAGCAGGTGAGGGTGAAATAAGGTTTTTTGAGGTGGGGTTTGAAGAGAGGATAAGGTCCAAGAACCTTGCTATAGAGCTTGTTCATAGAGCTGTTGAAGATGACCTATTTGTTTTCTATTATCAACCTTACTGGAATAGTAAGGATATGAAACTTGCAGGTTTTGAAGCCCTTGTAAGGATAAAGGACAAGCATGGAAATGTTTATAGCCCTGCCCTCTTTATTGATTATCTTGAAAACAGTAGGTATCTTAGGAGCTTTGAAGGTATTATGTTAAGGCATGCAAGAAGATTTTATGAAAAGTATAAATACCCACTTTCTATAAATGTATCCGCTCGCAGTTTCAGGGACAAGAGGTTTATAGAAAACCTTATAGATCAGGTAGCATATACGAGCATTACCGTTGAGATAACAGAAAGAATCTTTATGGAAGGTGAAAAGGAGGTTATTGAAAACATAGAAATTTTAAGAGAAGCAGGTATAAAGGTAGCTCTTGATGACTTTGGCACTGGCTACTCATCCCTTTCCTATATTTCTCGCATCCCCGTAAACGTTATCAAGATTGATATATCTTTTGTCAGAGGAATGTTAGAAGATAAAAGAATAAGAGTCGTAGTAGAGAACATCATAAGATTATCTCATGGTCTTGAAATTGAAACCATAGCAGAGGGCGTGGAAACTCAAGAGCAAGTGGATATCCTCCGGGATATGGGTTGCACCTACCTTCAGGGCTATTTCCTTGGAAAACCCATGCCCGAAGAAAACATAATAAAACTGATTTCCGTGGTATGA
- a CDS encoding glycosyltransferase — translation MRIAFLRQGKDLGINRHILAFLELFREKGAQVQDFDLTEGNLQEVVNRLLDFSPLFTLDLNGSCVVFGERDGERLPIFDAFGFVHVSLFTDEPLFHFPTLFDLRRANNFLPVVTDLKYADSLRFLGHERGTFYITPFVDPGQMIEPSEERDIEAVFLGPVVDPNIIAQQVAKNLKEEYVPYFFEVGEFLFRNPEAHILYVSEYILSMFNQSFQEEFNKWRQENPQDYVRFLNDISFYATARKRWYILNFLEGINLKIVGLFEGELKEGHEHVPIESWDQALEIIGRSYTTILSYPHAVPTGVGFAPLEVAYMGSAPFIDFRATLPGFFTPDQEIITYLPLDRADIEEKVVYYLENPQEAMEIGQRARERVLQNYTPQDRAEFFYKMFEDILSQAQSSQNSEG, via the coding sequence ATGCGTATAGCCTTTTTAAGACAAGGAAAGGACCTCGGGATAAACAGACATATTTTGGCTTTTCTTGAGCTTTTTAGAGAAAAGGGTGCACAAGTGCAGGACTTTGACCTAACCGAGGGTAACCTTCAGGAAGTGGTAAACAGGCTATTGGACTTTTCTCCACTCTTCACCCTTGACCTTAACGGTAGCTGTGTGGTCTTTGGAGAAAGGGATGGTGAGAGACTTCCTATTTTTGATGCCTTTGGCTTTGTGCATGTAAGCCTCTTTACAGACGAGCCATTATTTCACTTTCCCACCCTCTTTGACCTAAGGCGAGCAAACAACTTCCTTCCTGTGGTTACAGACCTTAAGTATGCGGACAGCCTGAGGTTTCTCGGACATGAAAGAGGCACCTTCTATATAACTCCCTTCGTAGACCCAGGCCAAATGATAGAACCCTCAGAAGAGAGAGACATAGAAGCAGTCTTCCTTGGACCTGTGGTAGACCCCAACATAATTGCCCAGCAGGTAGCAAAGAACCTGAAAGAGGAATATGTCCCATACTTTTTTGAAGTAGGTGAGTTTCTCTTTAGAAACCCAGAGGCACATATCCTTTATGTTAGCGAATATATACTGTCCATGTTTAACCAGAGCTTTCAAGAGGAGTTTAACAAATGGCGTCAAGAAAACCCTCAGGACTATGTAAGGTTCCTAAACGATATAAGCTTCTACGCAACCGCCAGAAAAAGGTGGTATATCCTTAACTTCCTTGAGGGTATAAACCTCAAAATAGTGGGTCTTTTTGAAGGAGAGCTAAAGGAAGGACACGAGCACGTGCCAATAGAGAGCTGGGACCAGGCACTTGAGATAATTGGAAGGTCTTACACAACCATACTTAGCTACCCTCATGCGGTTCCCACCGGTGTGGGCTTTGCACCCTTAGAGGTCGCCTATATGGGTAGTGCACCCTTTATAGACTTCAGAGCAACCTTGCCAGGCTTTTTTACACCAGATCAGGAAATAATAACCTACCTTCCCCTTGACAGGGCGGATATAGAGGAAAAGGTGGTATATTACTTAGAAAACCCACAGGAAGCCATGGAGATAGGTCAGAGGGCAAGGGAAAGGGTGCTTCAAAACTATACACCACAAGATAGGGCAGAGTTTTTCTATAAGATGTTTGAAGATATACTCTCTCAAGCTCAATCAAGCCAAAACAGCGAAGGTTGA
- a CDS encoding DUF554 domain-containing protein, with protein MFPTFGTLVNAGLVLVGSSVGLLISKNLPERLKTSVMQGIGLFTLLLGIKLISENKPELLKVFFLLVIGSLIGSFLKLEERIEALTKTQSDLAKGFVSASLLFTVGPMTLMGCILEGAKGDSSLILSKAFMDGFSSIILASSLGKGVAFSALYVLIFQGSITLLAYLYGEFLKEQSMSNALFIGGGLMVLTALKIFDLLKNVKVLNLMPALVLSLFF; from the coding sequence ATGTTTCCCACCTTTGGAACTTTGGTGAACGCAGGGCTTGTGCTGGTGGGTTCCTCTGTGGGTCTTCTCATTTCTAAAAACCTTCCAGAAAGGTTAAAGACCTCTGTTATGCAGGGCATAGGTCTTTTCACCTTGCTTTTGGGAATAAAGCTCATTTCAGAGAACAAGCCAGAGCTCTTGAAGGTCTTTTTTCTTTTAGTTATTGGCTCTCTAATTGGTAGTTTTCTTAAATTGGAAGAGAGAATTGAGGCTCTAACAAAAACACAGTCAGACCTTGCCAAGGGCTTTGTCTCTGCTTCCTTGCTCTTTACCGTTGGACCCATGACCCTTATGGGTTGTATTCTTGAGGGTGCAAAGGGAGATAGCTCTCTAATACTTTCAAAGGCTTTTATGGACGGATTTTCTTCCATCATTCTTGCCTCTTCTCTTGGCAAAGGAGTAGCCTTCTCTGCCTTGTATGTGCTTATTTTTCAGGGTTCTATAACCCTTCTTGCTTACCTTTACGGCGAGTTTTTAAAAGAGCAATCCATGTCAAATGCACTTTTTATAGGTGGTGGGCTTATGGTGCTTACCGCACTTAAAATCTTTGACCTTTTAAAAAATGTAAAAGTGCTTAATCTTATGCCTGCTCTGGTGCTTTCTTTATTTTTCTAA
- a CDS encoding ATP-binding protein, with protein MGCPKCGGTGFIDKGGVLELCDCRYEGVNLQKYLNIPPRFVSAEFENYVPISASQKQALETCIHYAYSFEPKEGKGLTLIGPPQMGKTHLVVAILKTVYRKKRIRGVFFDTKDLFYRLQNYANTEKYHRFMNLLLNASLLALDDLGSERLSDWRIETLSHIISHRYNFLKSTLITTNYPLLKQSEDEVAKALEERLSPAIVGKIYQMTDVIYLST; from the coding sequence ATGGGTTGTCCCAAGTGTGGTGGAACAGGCTTTATAGATAAGGGAGGCGTGTTGGAGCTTTGTGATTGCAGGTATGAGGGGGTTAACCTCCAAAAATACCTAAACATACCTCCAAGGTTTGTATCCGCAGAGTTTGAAAACTACGTGCCTATATCAGCCTCACAAAAGCAAGCCCTTGAGACCTGCATTCACTACGCCTATAGCTTTGAACCAAAAGAGGGAAAGGGTCTAACACTTATAGGTCCTCCGCAGATGGGAAAAACACATCTTGTAGTTGCCATACTAAAGACCGTTTACAGAAAGAAGAGAATAAGAGGGGTGTTTTTTGATACGAAAGACCTTTTTTATAGGCTTCAAAACTACGCAAACACAGAAAAGTATCATCGTTTCATGAACCTGCTTTTGAACGCATCTCTTTTAGCCCTTGATGACTTAGGAAGTGAAAGACTCTCAGATTGGAGAATAGAAACCCTATCTCACATAATAAGCCATAGATACAACTTCCTCAAAAGCACTCTCATAACCACAAACTACCCTCTGCTTAAGCAAAGCGAGGACGAAGTGGCAAAGGCTCTGGAAGAAAGGCTTTCACCAGCCATAGTGGGGAAGATATACCAGATGACAGATGTGATATACCTAAGCACTTAG
- the surE gene encoding 5'/3'-nucleotidase SurE, with protein sequence MPVFLLTNDDGYFSEGIKALREELRSLGRVITVAPDRNLSGVGHSLTFTRPLRIRRVDEDFWTVIGGTPADCVHFGYYLFLDGRKPDLVCSGINEGPNLGEDITYSGTVSGAMEGRILGIPSVAFSAFGREEVDFSQMARIAKEVVLKVLEVGMPEDTYLNVNIPNLPREEIRGFMLTRQGKRAYKERVLKLSDPSGRPLYWITAEEFGWHLEEGTDYWAVYNGYVSITPLQLDLTNYRALRLLDALTL encoded by the coding sequence ATGCCTGTCTTTCTGCTAACAAACGACGACGGCTATTTTTCAGAAGGCATAAAAGCCCTAAGGGAAGAGCTAAGAAGTCTTGGAAGGGTTATAACGGTAGCACCAGACAGAAACCTTAGCGGTGTGGGACACTCTCTCACCTTTACGCGACCTTTGAGGATAAGAAGGGTGGATGAGGATTTTTGGACTGTTATAGGTGGAACGCCTGCGGACTGTGTGCATTTTGGATATTATCTTTTCCTTGATGGCAGAAAGCCAGACCTTGTTTGCTCGGGTATAAACGAAGGTCCAAACCTTGGAGAGGACATAACCTACTCTGGCACTGTTTCTGGTGCTATGGAAGGGAGGATACTGGGAATACCTTCCGTTGCCTTTTCCGCCTTTGGAAGGGAAGAGGTGGACTTTTCCCAGATGGCAAGGATTGCAAAGGAGGTAGTCCTCAAGGTTCTTGAAGTGGGTATGCCAGAGGACACATACCTGAATGTGAACATACCAAACCTGCCTAGGGAAGAGATAAGGGGCTTTATGCTTACCCGTCAGGGCAAAAGGGCATACAAGGAAAGGGTGTTAAAACTTTCAGACCCTTCTGGAAGACCCCTTTACTGGATAACCGCAGAAGAGTTTGGCTGGCATTTGGAAGAGGGCACCGATTACTGGGCGGTTTACAATGGGTATGTTTCTATAACGCCTCTCCAGCTTGACCTTACAAACTATAGAGCTTTAAGACTTCTTGACGCTTTAACTCTATAA
- the coaD gene encoding pantetheine-phosphate adenylyltransferase translates to MKRAVYPGTFDPPHLGHLDIVKRAVRIFDRLVVAVARNPRKNLLFSVEERVDMFSKMVEDIEAVEVRDFDGLLVDFMKKENLEVIVRGVRLFTDFEYELQIALNNYKLAKVETVFMMPSQDYIHISSTIVRDIASYCGCLKGLVHPYVEERLREKFGCR, encoded by the coding sequence ATGAAAAGAGCAGTCTATCCTGGCACCTTTGACCCTCCACACTTAGGACATTTAGACATAGTAAAAAGAGCGGTGAGAATATTTGACCGTCTTGTAGTAGCGGTTGCAAGAAACCCGAGGAAGAACCTCCTCTTTAGCGTGGAAGAGAGAGTGGACATGTTTTCAAAAATGGTAGAGGATATAGAGGCTGTGGAAGTTCGGGACTTTGATGGGCTACTGGTGGATTTTATGAAAAAAGAAAACCTTGAGGTTATAGTGCGTGGTGTGAGGCTCTTTACAGATTTTGAGTATGAACTTCAGATTGCACTGAATAACTACAAATTGGCGAAGGTAGAAACGGTTTTTATGATGCCATCGCAGGACTACATACACATAAGCTCTACCATAGTAAGAGACATAGCGAGCTACTGTGGATGCCTAAAGGGCTTGGTGCATCCTTATGTGGAAGAAAGGTTAAGGGAAAAGTTTGGTTGTAGATGA
- a CDS encoding RsmD family RNA methyltransferase produces MKKASGKQKLRPTSNLVKQAVFNMLGDIEGMLFLDLFAGTGQMGMFAEERGAEVIFVEKNPKFAEKIRQKTKGKVVVEDALRFLERSDIRADIIFADPPYAYEFYDKLIELALKSLNEGGVFMLEHSKKLSFSAKKKKIYGDTVLSIWRKEE; encoded by the coding sequence GTGAAAAAAGCAAGTGGAAAGCAAAAACTTAGACCAACTTCTAACCTTGTCAAGCAGGCAGTGTTTAATATGTTAGGAGACATAGAAGGGATGCTGTTTCTTGACCTTTTCGCTGGAACTGGTCAGATGGGCATGTTTGCAGAAGAGAGAGGTGCGGAGGTTATTTTTGTGGAAAAGAACCCAAAGTTTGCAGAAAAGATAAGGCAGAAAACCAAGGGTAAGGTGGTTGTTGAGGATGCACTTAGGTTTTTGGAAAGGTCTGATATAAGAGCAGACATAATATTCGCAGATCCACCATACGCTTATGAATTCTACGATAAGCTAATTGAACTGGCTTTGAAAAGTCTAAATGAAGGAGGTGTTTTCATGCTTGAACATTCTAAAAAGCTGAGTTTTTCTGCAAAAAAGAAAAAAATATACGGCGATACTGTCCTGTCTATATGGAGGAAAGAAGAATGA